The following are encoded together in the Narcine bancroftii isolate sNarBan1 chromosome 10, sNarBan1.hap1, whole genome shotgun sequence genome:
- the irx6a gene encoding Iroquois homeobox protein 6a: MVTKGAAMSFSQFGYPYNTTSQFFVSASPSTACCEPGSRPVSEGSAGPTQAAICCPNYDNRLLANARTEINAAAAALSMYSSSPYATAASQGYGNYLTYSTDASALYSSLNSQYEIKDGTGSLHSGIAPTAAYYPYEHSLGHYQYDRCGAVDFNSSARRKNATRETTSTLKTWLYEHRKNPYPTKGEKIMLAIITKMTLTQVSTWFANARRRLKKENKMTWSPRNKGGDDKREESERREGDEHGRDSMDNDEKEYRECKELRLGDLEGDHSEKRESDHTKAASEMRPRRGVMESQGSDCNASSANNQHTSCSKTRSSFESDFLETITNKSSASLASNGHPQRFRTAEKPRIWSLAHTAASNSLVGCQSGQNRTARYCAEVRPSQGTVNQVDDLISLGDSSQAARILRTSAFNLQTLVAAGQLHCASYSALDSCQYTSGAEGFLRNVKAELGTADIMEAGLLRQEERARAAFKPVLKR, from the exons ATGGTAACAAAAGGAGCAGCGATGTCGTTCTCTCAGTTTGGATACCCCTACAATACCACTTCGCAG TTTTTCGTGTCAGCGAGTCCCAGCACAGCGTGTTGTGAACCAGGCTCGAGACCTGTATCTGAAGGCTCCGCCGGACCGACCCAGGCTGCCATTTGCTGCCCTAACTATGATAACAGGCTGTTGGCCAACGCCAGGACCGAGATCAATGCAGCTGCCGCGGCGTTGAGCATGTACAGCAGCTCTCCCTATGCAACTGCAGCTAGCCAGGGCTACGGGAACTACCTTACATACAGCACCGACGCTTCGGCTCTCTACTCTTCTCTG AATTCTcagtatgaaattaaagatggCACTGGGAGCTTGCACTCGGGAATTGCTCCGACAGCTGCTTACTATCCGTACGAGCACTCCTTGGGCCACTACCAGTACGACAG GTGCGGCGCCGTGGACTTCAACAGCAGTGCTCGTCGCAAGAATGCGACGCGAGAGACGACCAGCACCCTGAAGACGTGGCTCTACGAACACAGGAAGAACCCCTACCCCACCAAAGGCGAGAAGATTATGCTGGCCATTATCACGAAAATGACGCTGACCCAAGTGTCCACCTGGTTCGCGAACGCCAGGAGGAGgttgaagaaagaaaataaaatgacctGGTCGCCCAGAAACAAAGGAGGGGATGACAAGAGAGAGGAGAGCGAGCGAAGGGAGGGGGACGAGCATGGACGAGACAGCATGGACAACG ATGAGAAAGAATACAGAGAATGCAAAGAGTTGAGACTGGGCGATCTGGAAGGTGATCATTCAGAAAAACGGGAAAGTGACCATACAAAGGCAGCCAGCGAGATGAGGCCGAGGAGAGGCGTTATGGAATCTCAGGGCAGTGACTGCAATGCATCTTCTGCAAACAACCAGCACACCTCCTGTTCCAAAACCCGTTCTTCTTTCGAGTCTGACTTTTTAGAAACGATAACAAATAAATCATCTGCGTCGCTAGCGAGCAACGGCCACCCGCAGCGCTTCAGGACAGCGGAGAAGCCGAGGATTTGGTCCCTGGCGCACACAGCAGCCTCCAATTCCCTGGTGGGTTGTCAGAGTGGCCAGAACCGGACAGCGAGGTACTGCGCGGAGGTGAGGCCTTCCCAGGGCACGGTGAACCAAGTCGATGATCTAATTTCTCTCGGAGACTCTTCACAAGCAGCCCGCATTCTGAGAACTTCTGCATTCAACTTACAGACGCTTGTAGCGGCTGGTCAGTTGCACTGCGCTTCCTACTCGGCCCTAGACAGCTGCCAGTATACATCAGGGGCTGAAG GATTTTTGAGAAACGTGAAAGCTGAGCTCGGAACAGCAGATATTATGGAAGCAGGTCTGCTGCGCCAAGAGGAGAGAGCGAGAGCCGCCTTCAAACCCGTGCTGAAGAGGTGA